The sequence CGCCCGTAACCATGGGGCGGGCGTTCTCGACCGCGTAGATCTTCCAGTGGGCGTCATGCCACACCGGCTTCAGCCAGTGGGGCTCGCGCTTGACGAGTTCGGCTTCGTCCTTCGCGGCGAAGTCGGGCTCGCCCTTCGGGAGAACGACGTACTTCACTGCCCAATTGTCGAGCCAGGAACGGTACTTCGCAGCGGAGAACCGGCCCTCGTAGAAAAGGTCACCGCGCTCCACGTCCACCTGACGATTCCATCCGCGGGCGAGATTCACATGGCGGCCGAGCACGGTGGTCTCCCGGTGGCTGACCGCCGGTACGACCTCCACGCGGGCCCGGTCCGCACCCAGCCGGTCCAGTGCCGCCCGTACGCCGCGCGTTTCCGTGGCCCACGCCGGCACGGGCGTGGACATCTTCGTCACGTGGAGGGTGTGCGTCGTGACCCACTGGGCGGAGATCGCGAGCGCGACGGCGAGCGCCGCCCTCTGCGGCAGACGCGCCCTGCCGGTGAGTACCGCGGCGAGCAGCACCGGGCCGCCGAACAGCTCAGCCAGCCGTACGACATTGGCTCCCACAGGTGTGGGGATCATCGCCGACAGGATGACGCCGAGCGCGTACACCGCGGCGCCGTAGCGCAGCACCCGCCACTCCGGTGGCGCACACGCGGCGAGCAGAACGCCGAAGAGGACCGGCTTCCACAGATCGCTCGTGGAGATGGGCATCACGCCGCTGAAGGGGAAGAGCAGCGTCGTCAGACCCACCACCGCGATGGGGGGAGCGCACAGCGCGAGGGCTTTGCCCACGTCCCGGTCGAGGAGCCGGCCCGCGCCGCACACGAGGAGGAACAGTCCCGCCACCGGACTGGCCAGGGTGGCCAGGGCGCTGAACACGATTGCCATGACAAGGCGCTTGCTCTTCCCCGTCAGCACCAGGCACGAGGCCAGGGCCGGAGCGACGCCCAGCGCGAAGGTGGACCGGCCCGAGGCGACGTTTCCCCACAGGAACAGCACGGCCAGGAGCGTGGGCCACATCGGGTGGCGGACTCCGCCGCGGACGAACAGGCAGCCCACGAGCCATGAGGCGGCCATACCCGAGGCCACGGTGACGGTTCGCACGCCGAGCAGAGCCATCAGGTGCGGGGCCAGGACGCTGTAGTTGCCCACATGGACGCCGCCGTACCAGGCGAGGTTGTAAGGCGATCCGGGATGGTCGGCGACGAATCGCGTCCAGGAGATCTGTGCGGCGAGGTCGCCGCCCCCGGTGGCGAGGAACAGGGCCCAGAGAATGTACGCGGGCAGGGCGACGGCGCAGGCGGTGAGGGGTACGCGACAGCGCTCCAGGAATGGCCGCGGCGCCCGCGGCCCACCGGTACGGGTGTTCTTTCTCTGGGCGGGAAGTCCGGCCCCGACATCGGATAACGCGGTTGCGGTTCGCCGTTGTGCCGGATCGCTCCTGGCCACCACTGCCCAGCCGTCTCCCAGGTCGTTGTTGGTCAAAGCCGGTTGCTTTCCTTGAGGCGCTCCACCGGGCGGCGGCTCTTCGGACGCCATGACCGCGTCGGGCTGCGTCGAATGTACTCGACTTCCCGTGGCGTCGGGAGCGGGCCGACAACCGGCCGTGCCATGAGCGTTCATGCCCCGTTCACCCCCTCAGATCGATCATTCGATCAATAGGTCATGGTATTGAGCGAATCTCTTGACCTGATCAATCGTGACCTCTACTTTCGGGCCACCCACCCCAGGAGGTTCTCGCATGAGTATCAGAGCCGGTCACGTGCTCTTCGCCGCGTCCGTCGCCCTCATCGGCACCGCTGTCCTGCCGGCCCAGCCGGCCCTGGCGGACGGCTCCACGACCTACGTCGACTGTTCGCGATCCACCGCGGGGACCGGCACCCAGGCCAGTCCCTTCAACAGCATCGCCCAGGTCAACGGGAAGACTTATGGGGCCGGCGACACCCTCGCCTTCGCGTCCGGCACCACGTGCAAGGGCGCGCTCGCCCCGAAAGGCAGCGGCACCGCGAGCCGGCCCGTCGCGCTCACCCGCTACGGATCGGGTGAACTGCCGGTCCTGAACGGCGACGGAGCCGCGGACGCGGTCTCGCTGACCAACCAGGACCACTGGACGATCAGTTACCTCAAGCTCACCAACCCGGCCGGTTCCCTCGCCCGGCGCACCGGCCTGCGCATATCCGCCACCGACGGCAAGGCCCACACCGGGTTCGACATCGGCAACCTCGTCATCGACCGTGTGGCCGGCCAGACCAACAAGACCGGTGCGGTCACCGAGGACTACGTCCAGTCGGGAAGCGTCGTCACCGGCGCCACCGGGACGAACTCCACGCTCGACGACGTACACGTGCACCACAACACCGTGAGCAATTCGGGTGGCGGCGGCCTGAAAATCCGTACCGGCTCCATGGCCACCAAGGGCGACGGCGTCCTCGTGGAATACAACACCGTCAAGGACGTCGGCGGAGACGGCATCATCGTCAGCTACGCCGACTCCCCGCTGATCCAGTACAACGACGCGTCCGGCGTCGGCAACGGCGTCTATCCGTTCTCCGGCGGCAACTTCGCCGGCATCTGGGTGCTCGGCGACCACAACCCGACCATCCAGAAGAACGCCGTGTACGACACCACCAGGATGTCCGTCGCCGACAGCCAGGCGTTCGACTGCGACTGGGGCAACACCGGCTACTGCACGATCCAGTACAACTACAGCCGCGACAACATCGGCGGCTTCTTCCTGGACTGCGACGGCTGCGGCACGATCGGTGGCGCCAAGCAGGTCATCCGCTACAACATCTCCGAGAACGACTGCCGGATGAGCAGCAACAGTGCGGGCCGGTCGGCGCTGCACCTGTACAACAACGTCCTCTACTGCACGGACAAGAAGTTCGATGTCACACTCCCCGGGGACAGTGTCGTGGAGAACAACATCTTCGTCGGCACGTCCGACTCCCAGCTCCCCGCCAAGCCGGGTATCCAGTGGTTCTGGAACGTCTTCCAGGGTGTGCCCCGGCCCACGGCCAACGGCATCGCCGGTGACCCGCAGTTCGTCGCACCCGGGACCGGCGGCAGCTCGATCCACGAGGTGGACGGCTACAAGCTGAAGGCCACCTCACCCGCGCTCGGCAACGGTGCCGTCATCACCGACAACGGTGGCCGCGACTACTGGGGCAACGCGCTCTCGGCGACGACGAAGCCCAACCGGGGCGCCTACCAGGGCCCGGGTCTGTAGCCAACGGCCGATACCGACCTTTTCAGGAGTGTCATGCGCAAGCCAAACCGACGCGATTTCATCGCGCTCACCGCAGCGACGGCGGCAGCCGCGGCAGGGATGAGCGGTCCCCAGGCGGGCCGTGCGGCTGCCGCCGAGGCCCGCAGGGCCCCGGTGGGGGAGACGGCCGCGACCGGGACGCTGAAGGACGCGAAGCACATCGTGATCCTCATGCAGGAGAACCGCAGCTTCGACCACTACTTCGGGCTGCTCAAGGGCGTACGGGGCTTCTCCGACCGCAGCACCGTCGAACTGGCGGGCGGCCACGGCGTCTTCGACCAGCCGAACGGCACCGGCCGCCACTACCCCTGGCAGCTCAGCGCGACGCAGGCAGCCGGGGGCGCCGACCCCGAACGCCTCGCCCAGTGCAGCGGAGACCTCGCCCATGACTGGGCCAGCCAGCACGCGGCGTGGAACCACGGCAGGATGGACTCCTGGGTCTCCGCCAAGGGTCTGCGCTCCCTGGGCTACCTGACCCGCGAGGACATCCCCTTCCACTACGCCCTGGCCGACACCTGGACCGTCTGCGACGCGTATCACGCATCGGGGATGAGCGCGACCGGTCCCAACCGCACCTACTTGTGGAGCGGAAGGATCAGCGAGGCGTCCAAGGACGGCGGCAGCGAGTCCGGGCTGACCTGGGAGACCTACGCGGAGGCGCTGGAGAAGGCCGCCGTCAGCTGGAAGGTCTACCAGTCGACGGACAACTACGGCGACAACGCGCTCGCGTACTTCGCGCAGTTCGCCTCGGCCCCGGCCGGCAGCCCCCTGCGGAGCAAGGGCATGTCCACGGTCCCCCGGGGCACCACCGAGCCCGGCGATGTGGCCGCCGACATCTGTGACGCGATCGCCGCCGACGTACGGGCGGGCACGCTGCCGCAGGTGTCATGGATCGTCCCCGACCAGAACTACTCCGAGCACCCCATGGCGACACCGGCCAACGGCGCCCACTTCGTCCACCAGGTCATCGACGCTCTCAACGCCGACCCCGACGTCTTCAACTCCACCATCCTCTTCCTCAACTACGACGAGAACGACGGCTACTTCGACCACGTTCCGCCGCCCACCCCGCCGGCCGGCACAGCGGACGAGTTCATCGGCGGGACGAGCATCGGCCTCGGCTTCCGTGTACCGCTGATCGCGATCTCCCCCTGGAGCCGGGGAGGTTATGTCAACTCGCAGACCAGCGACCACACATCGGTACTGCGGTTCCTGGAGAAGTGGACGGCCGCGATCGGCAGACCGGCCACCTGCCCCCACATCAGCGCCTGGAGACGCGCGGTGTGCGGCGACCTCACCAGCATGTTCGACTTCACCAGCCCGGTCTACGGCCTGCCCGCCCTGCCGGCCACCGCCACCACCGTCGACATGGGTCAGTGCGCCGGCCTGCCCAACCCCGTACCGGTCGACAACAAGCTGCCCACCCAGGAGGCGGGCACCCGCAAGGCACGGGCCCTGCCCTACCAGCCGACGGCCGGCCTGGCCGCCTTCACCACTTCCGGCAGCTCCGTCCAGGCCAACATCACGATGGCCAACGGGGGCAGTGCGGCCTGCCATTTCGCCGTGTACACCAACGGCACGCAGCGCTCGGGAGGCCCCTGGCCGTACACGGTCGCCCCGGGCGGCAGTGCCGGCGACTTCTACAACTGCGGCCCCGGCTACGGGGACGGCCTCTACGACCTCACCGTCCTCGGCCCCAACCGGTTCCTGCGCCGATTCCGGGGCAACGCCACCAAGGCCGGCAAGGACCTTCTCGTGGCCGCGTCCGTCGTCGGCGTCTCCGGGACCGTCAAGCTCCGTTTCACCCTGACCAACAACAGCGCGGCCGCCGTGACGTTCACCATCAAGGCGAACGCGTACCGCACCGGCGGGCCCTGGACGTACACCGTGCCGGCCGGGAAGACCGTCACGGACGACTTCTCGGCGCTCACCTACGGCTCCGGCTGGTACGACCACACCGTCACCGTGTCCTCGGACACCACCTGGTCGCAGCGGTTCGTCGGCCACCTGGAGAACGGCCTGCCCAGCGTCAGCGGCTGACACCGCGCGCCGCCCCGGCGAGGAGGGCCACTCAGCCGCGCCACCACGGCTCGCGCACGTAGAGGCTCTCCTCGCCGACGCATCCCGCGCCGTTGGAGATCTCCCGGGTGTCCAGGTTCCAGCCCACGACACCGTTGCCCTTGCGGCTCAGCTCGATCAGCCGTTCACTCGCGGTGTGCGTGCCGGCGGTGACCTCGCAGCGGACGATCCCGGTCCACGCCTGCCCGTTCAGAGCGGCGGCGAAGGCCAGCACCGGCAGCGCGAGGACGGTGAGGCCGAGGACGGCCCACTGCTCCAGGGCCGCCGCGCGGCGCAACAGGGGCGCCGGCCGGTAGCTGTCGTCGTCGTGCGATGCGGACGCCGCCCGGCCGCGGCCGGAGTGCCGGTGCGGGCGGCGTCTGCCGGTGCGGTACTCCACGACGACGCCCTTGCGCAGCGCGTAGGCGGTGAGCCCGGTGCCCAGTCCCCACCAGAGGCCGAAGAAGCACGCGACCACCACGGCCATCGAGGCCGGGCTGACGACGGTGAGGGCCGCTCGCTGGAGCGCCCGGAGGAAGCCGCCTTTCACCGGGACGGCGCCGCGCGCCGCGAACAGGGCGAAGACGACGCGGGAGACGACGACGGCCAGCACGGAGGCGAGCAGCGCGTCGGTGAGCACCATGCCGATCAGGACGTCCGGCCAGTTGGCGGGTTCCATGCCGATGAACACGTCACGGGCCGCGGTGCCGCCTCCGACCGTGTACGCGACTTTCGTGACCGGCACCGCGAACGCCACCGCCAGCAGCACGGTGTGCCCGGGGCCGCCCTTGCGATCGGCCGACCGGGCTGCTGCCTCCGGGTCCTTGTCGTAGTCCGTCTCCGCCATGGCGCCTACAGAGGGATGTGAAGGGGTGCGACGCGGGGCATCGATGTGGCTGCGGCCTGCCGCTCGTCGGTACAGGCGGGACGGACGACGCTCATGAGTGTGCTCCCGGCTTCTGAAGGGCGAGCGCGTGGAGACGGCGCGCTGCCCCGCAGCCTTACCCCGCCGCCGCACCTCGGCCACCGGCGTTACGCCGCCCGGGGCAACGCGTGCCCGAATCCGGCCCCCGGACCGGCATTACGCCGACCCCTGTGGGCGCTCGCGTTCCGGAAGGTCAGCAGAGCAGTGCCGTGCGCAGGTCGAGCCGGTTGTCCAGGCGGGACAGGTCGCGGCCCGTGAGGAGTTCGATGCGCTGGACGCGGTAGTGGACGGTGTTGACGTGGATGTGCAGGGACTCCGCCGTGCGGGCCCAGGAGCAGTCGTGGGAGAGGAAGGCCCGCAGGGTGTCCAGGAGCATGGGGCCCGACTTCGGACCGGCGTCCAGCAGGGGGCCCAGGACCGTGTCGCGGTAGATCGCGCGTACCTCGGACGGGACGCCGGCCAACAGCAGTGCCACCCCGCTGAGTTCACCCTGCACGACGACCGGTGTACCGCCCCGCGCCGGGGAGCGGGCCGCCGCCAGGGCGTAACGGGCTTGCTTCAGTGCGCCGTTGAGGTCAGCGGCGGTGCCGACCGGTCCGCTGACACCGGCATGCCAGGCGCTCTGCGGGCGGCAGTCCCGGATCAGGGGCCATACCTCGCGCAGCTGTTCCCCCACCCCGGCCGCCGCCTCCCGGGCATGCGCGACGACCGCCGTCGCCTCGTCACCGGCGCCCCGCGCCACGGCGAACACGGCCCCCGGCAGATGGGCCAGCGCCTCGCCGAGGGCGGGGATGCCGTCCTCCCCGTGCTCCAGCACCGCCGTCACCACGGTGTACGCGGGCCCGCCGGCCAGCCCGCACGACTCCAGCGCACCCCGCAGGCGCTCCGGGTCCGGGCGCAGGGCGCCGACGGCGGCCACGAGCCGGCCGGCGGCGGGCTCGCGCGCCGCCCGGTGCCGGTCGAGGCGGCGCCGGCACCTGCCGAGCAGGCCGGATATCTCCTCCAGGACCCGTGGCGGCACCCGTGCCCCCTCGGGGAGGTGCAGGTACCAGGTGTCGAAGGCCGTGCTCTCGGACTCGACGCGCATGGTCGTGCCCCGTCCGCCGCGCAACTCCTCCGCGGCCCGGGGCGCGGGCAGACGCGCCGCGCCGCCGGTACGGGCGACGGTCCGGCCGCTGCTGGTGAGCAGGTGGCAGGCGGGCGCCCCGAGATGGGCGAAGGCGCGGTGGAGCAGTTCCCCGGCCCCCGCTCCGCCCTCCAGGGCCCGGTCCAGGTCCTCGCGTACGTTCTCCGGCAGGGCGTGATGACTGGTGGGCCGGCCGCTGAGGTCGCCCCACTGGCGCAGGTAGACCGCCTCGGTCACGGCCCGGAAGCTGGTCTGCGGCGGTACGGCGATGAGGGCCACGCGGTGCTTGCGACAGGCGTCGACGAGTTCGCGCGGCACCTCGCCGTGCGTCTCCTCACCGGCCAGCAGGGCGACGGCTCCCGCCTGCCGCAGCGCCGACACGAACCGGTTCGTCCGGCCCGGCCCCCCGTCCGGACTCCACCACACGAGACCGCTCAGCACCACCTCTCCCGGCTGGAGGAAGCGGGCCGGGTCCTCCAGATCCGTCGCGGTGACCCCGGCGATCTCCTGGCCGAGCAACGTCTCGTCGCCCCAGACGAGAGACAGGTCCAGACGGTCCAGCCGGAGGAGGTGGTCGACGTGCATACGAGCTCCTTGCGCGGTCACGGGGCGAGCCCGCACTCGCATTCACGAGGCGAATGCGAGTCATCGCATCGTAGATGCATAGCCGCAGGCGGAAAACAGCTCTTGTTTGATCCTCCAGGGGGCGGGGTCCGGGGATGGACGTTTTCCGGGTTCGCGTCCAGTCGTACCCGGGCATCCCGGCCGCTTCACTGGCTCGGAGACATCGGTCAGAGGGCTGGGTGGGATGGATCTGAACACGATCACCGACGTGAGGGACGCGCGCCTGCGGGAGCCGTGGCGGGCCGGGGACGCCTGGCTGGGAGGAGGCACGTACCTGTTCTCCCAGCCCCAGCCGCATCTGCGCCGCCTGGTCGACCTGAGCCGGCTGGGCTGGGAACCGCTGACGCGCCACGCCGACGGTTCGCTGGAGATCTCCGCGACCTGCACGATCGCCCAGCTGTCCCGCTACGGCCGCCGCTCGCTGCACGCGCCGGCCGCCCCGCTCTTCGAACAGTGCTGCCGGGCCTTCCTCGCCTCGTTCAAGATCTGGAACATGGCGACCGTCGGCGGAAACCTGTGCAACGGCCTGCCGGCCGGGCCGATGATCTCGCTGACGGCCGCGCTCGACGGCACCTGCCTGCTCCGCGCCCAGGACGGTTCCGTACGTGAGGCCAAGGTGGCCGACTTCGTCCGGGGCGCGGGCCAAAAGGACCTCGCGGAGGGCGAGCTGCTGCGGTCCGTGACGCTCCCCGGGCGGGCGCTGGAGTGCCGCACGGCGTTCCGGCAGGCCTCGCTGTACGGGCTCGGCCGCTCCGGCGCACTTGTCATCGGCACGCTCGACCCGGTGGACGGTTCGCTCGCCGTGACGGTCACCGCCGCCACGGTCCGGCCCTTCCGCTTCTGGTTCCCGCTGCCGCCGACGGCCGGGCGGCTGCGGTCGGCCCTCGACACGGCGGTGTCCGGTGCCGAGTGGTTCGACGACATCCACGGACTGCCCGAGTGGCGCCGGCACATGGCGCTGCGCCTCGCCGAAGAGGTACGCCGCGAACTGACCGAAGCACCCGGAAGGGACGACCGATGAGCTACGAACTCCACGTCAACGGGAGGACGTTCGAGGAAGAACCGCGCGCCGGGCAGTGCCTGCGGACCTATCTGCGCGAACGCGGCTGGTTCGGCGTGAAGAAGGGCTGCGACGCCGGGGACTGCGGCGCGTGCACCGTCCACGTCGACGGCGAGCCGGTGCACAGCTGCCTCTACCCGGCGGCCCGCGCCGAAGGCCGTACGGTCACGACCGTCGAGGGCCTGGCCACGCCGGACGGCGAACTCCACCCCGTGCAGCGCAAGTTCCTCGACGCGCAGGGGTATCAGTGCGGATTCTGCACCGCCGGGTTCCTGATGACCACGGCCGCCCTGGAGGCGGAACGCGGCACCGAGCACGACGACGGCAAACTGGACGACCTGCCGCGCGCGTTCAAGGGGAACCTCTGCCGCTGCACCGGCTACCGGGCGATCGAGGACGCCGTCCGGGGCGTGCGGCACACCGAACGCCCGTGCGCGGGGCAGGCGGTGGGGCGCAACGTCGGCGCACCCGCCGGGCCGCAGGTCGTCACCGGGACCGCCCGCTACACCTTCGACATCGAGGTGCCCGGCCTGCTGCACATGAAGCTGCTGCGCTCACCGCACCCGCACGCCCGCGTTCTCGCGATCGACACGGCCGCCGCCCTGCGCGTGCCCGGGGTCGTCGCCGTGCTCACCCACGAGGACGCGCCGGACACGCTCTACTCGTCCGCCCGGCACGAGCACCCCACCGAGGACCCCGACGACACCCGGGTCCTCGACGACGTCGTCCGGTACGTGGGCCAGCGGGTCGCGGCCGTCGTCGCGGACAGCGAACAGGCCGCCGAGGAGGGATGCCGGCGGATCGAGGTGACGTACGAGGTACTGCCCCATGTCACCGACCCCGAGGCGGCGATGCGCCCCGGCGCGCCCGTCATCCACGCCGGCAAGGGGCCCGACGCCCGCATCGCCCGGGTCGCGGACAACGTGGCCGG is a genomic window of Streptomyces sp. NBC_00708 containing:
- a CDS encoding right-handed parallel beta-helix repeat-containing protein, yielding MSIRAGHVLFAASVALIGTAVLPAQPALADGSTTYVDCSRSTAGTGTQASPFNSIAQVNGKTYGAGDTLAFASGTTCKGALAPKGSGTASRPVALTRYGSGELPVLNGDGAADAVSLTNQDHWTISYLKLTNPAGSLARRTGLRISATDGKAHTGFDIGNLVIDRVAGQTNKTGAVTEDYVQSGSVVTGATGTNSTLDDVHVHHNTVSNSGGGGLKIRTGSMATKGDGVLVEYNTVKDVGGDGIIVSYADSPLIQYNDASGVGNGVYPFSGGNFAGIWVLGDHNPTIQKNAVYDTTRMSVADSQAFDCDWGNTGYCTIQYNYSRDNIGGFFLDCDGCGTIGGAKQVIRYNISENDCRMSSNSAGRSALHLYNNVLYCTDKKFDVTLPGDSVVENNIFVGTSDSQLPAKPGIQWFWNVFQGVPRPTANGIAGDPQFVAPGTGGSSIHEVDGYKLKATSPALGNGAVITDNGGRDYWGNALSATTKPNRGAYQGPGL
- a CDS encoding phospholipase C, phosphocholine-specific, translated to MRKPNRRDFIALTAATAAAAAGMSGPQAGRAAAAEARRAPVGETAATGTLKDAKHIVILMQENRSFDHYFGLLKGVRGFSDRSTVELAGGHGVFDQPNGTGRHYPWQLSATQAAGGADPERLAQCSGDLAHDWASQHAAWNHGRMDSWVSAKGLRSLGYLTREDIPFHYALADTWTVCDAYHASGMSATGPNRTYLWSGRISEASKDGGSESGLTWETYAEALEKAAVSWKVYQSTDNYGDNALAYFAQFASAPAGSPLRSKGMSTVPRGTTEPGDVAADICDAIAADVRAGTLPQVSWIVPDQNYSEHPMATPANGAHFVHQVIDALNADPDVFNSTILFLNYDENDGYFDHVPPPTPPAGTADEFIGGTSIGLGFRVPLIAISPWSRGGYVNSQTSDHTSVLRFLEKWTAAIGRPATCPHISAWRRAVCGDLTSMFDFTSPVYGLPALPATATTVDMGQCAGLPNPVPVDNKLPTQEAGTRKARALPYQPTAGLAAFTTSGSSVQANITMANGGSAACHFAVYTNGTQRSGGPWPYTVAPGGSAGDFYNCGPGYGDGLYDLTVLGPNRFLRRFRGNATKAGKDLLVAASVVGVSGTVKLRFTLTNNSAAAVTFTIKANAYRTGGPWTYTVPAGKTVTDDFSALTYGSGWYDHTVTVSSDTTWSQRFVGHLENGLPSVSG
- a CDS encoding helix-turn-helix domain-containing protein, with the translated sequence MHVDHLLRLDRLDLSLVWGDETLLGQEIAGVTATDLEDPARFLQPGEVVLSGLVWWSPDGGPGRTNRFVSALRQAGAVALLAGEETHGEVPRELVDACRKHRVALIAVPPQTSFRAVTEAVYLRQWGDLSGRPTSHHALPENVREDLDRALEGGAGAGELLHRAFAHLGAPACHLLTSSGRTVARTGGAARLPAPRAAEELRGGRGTTMRVESESTAFDTWYLHLPEGARVPPRVLEEISGLLGRCRRRLDRHRAAREPAAGRLVAAVGALRPDPERLRGALESCGLAGGPAYTVVTAVLEHGEDGIPALGEALAHLPGAVFAVARGAGDEATAVVAHAREAAAGVGEQLREVWPLIRDCRPQSAWHAGVSGPVGTAADLNGALKQARYALAAARSPARGGTPVVVQGELSGVALLLAGVPSEVRAIYRDTVLGPLLDAGPKSGPMLLDTLRAFLSHDCSWARTAESLHIHVNTVHYRVQRIELLTGRDLSRLDNRLDLRTALLC
- a CDS encoding FAD binding domain-containing protein, which produces MDLNTITDVRDARLREPWRAGDAWLGGGTYLFSQPQPHLRRLVDLSRLGWEPLTRHADGSLEISATCTIAQLSRYGRRSLHAPAAPLFEQCCRAFLASFKIWNMATVGGNLCNGLPAGPMISLTAALDGTCLLRAQDGSVREAKVADFVRGAGQKDLAEGELLRSVTLPGRALECRTAFRQASLYGLGRSGALVIGTLDPVDGSLAVTVTAATVRPFRFWFPLPPTAGRLRSALDTAVSGAEWFDDIHGLPEWRRHMALRLAEEVRRELTEAPGRDDR